The Rhodococcus triatomae genome includes a window with the following:
- a CDS encoding metal-dependent transcriptional regulator yields MSPHRTDRSPAATPASADTLTPVAQDYLKVIWTVQEWSQERVSTKLLAEKIGVSASTVSEAVRKLADQGLVDHARYGSIELTEAGRVAAVGMVRRHRLIETYLVNELGYGWDEVHDEAEVLEHAVSDLMIARMDAKLGHPERDPHGDPIPAVDGSVPTPPARQLSEFAGGESGRIARISDSDPEMLRYFDSVGVALDVQVEILERRDFAGTISVRIGDAETTIDLGNPAAQAIWLV; encoded by the coding sequence GTGAGTCCGCACCGTACCGACCGCTCACCGGCCGCCACGCCGGCGAGCGCAGACACCCTGACGCCGGTGGCCCAGGACTACCTGAAGGTCATCTGGACCGTCCAGGAGTGGTCCCAGGAACGGGTCTCGACCAAGCTGCTCGCCGAGAAGATCGGGGTCTCCGCCTCGACCGTGTCCGAGGCCGTCCGTAAGCTCGCCGACCAGGGCCTCGTCGACCACGCGCGGTACGGCTCGATCGAGCTCACCGAGGCAGGCCGAGTCGCCGCCGTCGGAATGGTGCGGCGGCACCGGCTGATCGAGACGTACCTGGTCAACGAACTCGGCTACGGCTGGGACGAGGTGCACGACGAGGCCGAGGTTCTCGAGCACGCGGTGTCCGACCTGATGATCGCGCGCATGGATGCCAAACTCGGGCACCCCGAACGGGACCCGCACGGCGACCCGATCCCCGCGGTCGACGGTTCGGTCCCCACTCCGCCCGCGCGTCAGCTCAGCGAGTTCGCCGGGGGCGAGAGCGGGCGGATCGCGCGGATCTCGGACTCCGACCCCGAGATGCTTCGCTACTTCGATTCGGTCGGCGTCGCCCTCGACGTGCAGGTCGAGATTCTGGAACGACGGGACTTCGCGGGCACGATCTCGGTGCGCATCGGCGATGCCGAAACAACCATCGACCTGGGAAATCCGGCGGCACAAGCCATCTGGCTGGTGTGA
- a CDS encoding polyribonucleotide nucleotidyltransferase, with protein MTENAVVEIDEGVYEATAVIDNGSFGTRTLRFETGRLAQQAAGAVVAYLDDETMLLSATSASKHPKEHFDFFPLTVDVEERMYAAGRIPGSFFRREGRPSTDAILTCRLIDRPLRPSFVDGLRNEIQVVVTVMSLDPQDLYDVVAINAASASTQIAGLPFSGPVGGVRVALITSPENPAGQWVAFPTVEQLENAVFDMVVAGRVVAGSGADADVAIMMVEAEATDNVISLVEGGAQAPTEAIVAEGLEAAKPFIARLCAAQSALASKAAKPTGEYPVFPAYEADAYEAVESVAGGKLAEALTIAGKQERDDRTDEIKGEVLVSLEEKFAGREKEIGAAFRSLTKKLVRQRILRDQFRIDGRGITDIRSLSAEVAVIPRTHGSALFERGETQILGVTTLDMVKMAQQIDSLGPEKSKRYMHHYNFPPYSTGETGRVGSPKRREIGHGALAERALVPVLPSVEEFPYAIRQVSEALSSNGSTSMGSVCASTLSLYNAGVPLKAPVAGIAMGLVSDEVDGETRYVALTDILGAEDAFGDMDFKVAGTKDFVTALQLDTKLDGIPSQVLAGALSQAKDARTTILEVMAEAIDAPDEMSPYAPRITTIKVPVDKIGEVIGPKGKMINSITEETGASISIEDDGTVFVGAADGLSAQAAIDKINAIANPQLPKVGERFLGTVVKTTAFGAFVSLLPGRDGLVHISKLGGGKRIAKVEDVVSVGSKIRVEIADIDNRGKISLVPVEENADSTAEAPAAEAEAAEATE; from the coding sequence ATGACAGAAAATGCAGTAGTCGAGATCGACGAGGGTGTCTACGAAGCCACCGCCGTCATCGACAACGGGTCCTTCGGGACCCGGACCCTCCGGTTCGAGACCGGTCGGCTGGCCCAGCAGGCTGCCGGAGCGGTCGTCGCCTACCTGGACGACGAGACCATGCTCCTGTCGGCGACCAGCGCCAGCAAGCACCCCAAGGAGCACTTCGACTTCTTCCCCCTCACGGTGGACGTCGAGGAGCGTATGTACGCCGCGGGCCGGATTCCCGGTTCGTTCTTCCGCCGCGAGGGCCGCCCCTCCACCGACGCGATCCTCACCTGTCGCCTGATCGACCGGCCCCTGCGCCCGTCGTTCGTCGACGGACTCCGCAACGAGATCCAGGTCGTCGTCACGGTGATGAGCCTGGATCCGCAGGATCTCTACGACGTCGTCGCGATCAACGCCGCGTCGGCATCCACCCAGATCGCCGGCCTGCCGTTCTCCGGCCCGGTCGGCGGTGTGCGCGTCGCGCTGATCACGTCCCCGGAGAACCCGGCGGGTCAGTGGGTTGCGTTCCCGACCGTCGAGCAGCTCGAGAACGCCGTGTTCGACATGGTCGTCGCGGGTCGAGTCGTCGCCGGTTCGGGTGCGGACGCCGATGTCGCGATCATGATGGTCGAGGCCGAGGCCACCGACAACGTGATTTCCCTCGTGGAGGGTGGCGCGCAGGCGCCGACCGAGGCGATCGTGGCCGAGGGCCTCGAGGCGGCCAAGCCGTTCATCGCGCGTCTGTGCGCGGCGCAGTCGGCTCTCGCGTCGAAGGCCGCCAAGCCGACCGGTGAGTACCCGGTGTTCCCCGCCTACGAGGCCGACGCCTACGAGGCGGTCGAGTCGGTGGCCGGTGGCAAGCTGGCCGAGGCGCTCACCATCGCGGGCAAGCAGGAGCGTGACGACCGCACGGACGAGATCAAGGGCGAGGTGCTCGTCTCCCTCGAGGAGAAGTTCGCCGGCCGCGAGAAGGAGATCGGCGCGGCGTTCCGCTCGCTGACCAAGAAGCTGGTGCGTCAGCGGATCCTCCGTGACCAGTTCCGCATCGACGGCCGCGGCATCACCGATATCCGGTCGCTGTCCGCCGAGGTCGCGGTCATCCCGCGTACCCACGGCAGCGCGCTGTTCGAGCGGGGCGAGACCCAGATCTTGGGCGTCACCACCCTGGACATGGTCAAGATGGCGCAGCAGATCGACTCGCTCGGGCCGGAGAAGTCCAAGCGGTACATGCACCACTACAACTTCCCGCCGTACTCGACCGGTGAGACCGGCCGCGTCGGATCGCCCAAGCGGCGCGAGATCGGCCACGGTGCCCTCGCCGAGCGCGCGCTCGTCCCGGTGCTGCCCAGCGTCGAGGAGTTCCCGTACGCGATCCGTCAGGTGTCCGAGGCGCTCAGCTCCAACGGCTCGACGTCCATGGGTTCGGTCTGTGCCTCGACCCTGTCGCTGTACAACGCCGGTGTTCCCCTCAAGGCGCCGGTCGCGGGCATCGCGATGGGACTCGTCTCCGACGAGGTCGACGGAGAGACCCGCTACGTGGCCCTCACCGACATCCTCGGTGCCGAGGACGCGTTCGGGGACATGGACTTCAAGGTCGCCGGGACCAAGGACTTCGTCACCGCGCTGCAGTTGGACACCAAGCTCGACGGTATCCCCTCGCAGGTGCTCGCGGGAGCGTTGTCGCAGGCCAAGGATGCGCGCACCACGATTCTCGAGGTCATGGCCGAGGCCATCGACGCACCCGACGAGATGAGCCCGTACGCACCGCGGATCACCACGATCAAGGTTCCCGTCGACAAGATCGGTGAGGTCATCGGCCCCAAGGGCAAGATGATCAACTCGATCACCGAGGAGACCGGCGCGAGCATCTCCATCGAGGACGACGGCACCGTGTTCGTCGGTGCCGCGGACGGCCTGTCCGCGCAGGCGGCGATCGACAAGATCAACGCCATCGCGAACCCGCAGTTGCCGAAGGTGGGCGAGCGGTTCCTCGGCACGGTCGTCAAGACGACCGCGTTCGGTGCGTTCGTGTCGTTGCTGCCCGGTCGTGACGGATTGGTGCACATCAGCAAGCTCGGCGGCGGCAAGCGCATCGCCAAGGTCGAGGACGTGGTGAGCGTCGGATCCAAGATCCGCGTGGAGATCGCCGATATCGACAACCGCGGCAAGATCTCCCTCGTCCCGGTCGAGGAGAACGCGGATTCCACCGCGGAGGCTCCCGCTGCCGAGGCGGAGGCTGCGGAAGCTACCGAGTAG
- a CDS encoding 50S ribosomal protein L11 methyltransferase, with translation MLLRMPGVGRPETTARLLGELLESESLGPGTRVLDLCGGTGVLSVRACSAGAGWVTAVDRSHRGAMTTWLNAKLNRQTVRVVCGDLAEPVRTLEFDLILAGPTADPERLERLCNQVPALLAERGKFVLVQAEDAVDATCALLDSVGLLVAVGERRDHGDGAVRAVTAIR, from the coding sequence ATGTTGCTTCGTATGCCGGGCGTGGGGCGGCCCGAGACGACTGCGCGCCTCCTCGGGGAACTGCTCGAGTCCGAATCACTGGGGCCCGGGACCCGGGTGCTCGACCTCTGCGGGGGTACCGGTGTGCTCAGTGTGCGGGCATGCTCTGCCGGCGCGGGCTGGGTGACTGCCGTGGATCGATCGCATCGTGGCGCGATGACCACGTGGCTCAACGCGAAACTCAACCGACAGACCGTGCGCGTGGTGTGCGGCGATCTGGCCGAACCCGTCCGAACCCTCGAATTCGATCTGATCCTGGCCGGGCCGACCGCGGATCCCGAGCGCCTCGAACGCCTGTGCAACCAGGTCCCGGCACTGCTCGCCGAGCGGGGCAAGTTCGTCCTCGTCCAGGCGGAGGACGCCGTCGACGCCACGTGCGCATTGCTCGACAGCGTCGGGTTGCTCGTCGCGGTGGGTGAGCGCCGCGACCACGGTGACGGTGCGGTCCGAGCGGTCACCGCGATCCGCTGA
- a CDS encoding HNH endonuclease signature motif containing protein: MGYQGDRFRERTTRELLCDAVALSAKIAVWEAQRVAVVAEVERRCTREDHGFASTKGWLSSVTVVSPGAAGRIVELGAGLAEHPAVAEAFDEGRIAFEHALLIVRFCTKPPKGMPAEALPGCVAALLAAADGPLARTDGVRMAIAKLEAIFETDDQPASEDTDRNELYVSKTLNGRVAIRGDVDAVTGEMLLTALSKYSAPQPASEGTPDARAPRQRRADGLTQLLSMLLAFGDLGVEGGERPHLSVHVHARDLGQDRREEYARRHAGAGATANTRPPQDPHHPDNTDSTDSTDSTDDADDTDGSDDTDDLTDLADRRGIAWSPWMGPLTINTARLLGCDANVTAIVLDEHGAPLSVGRTRRTVTRAQRTALAARDGGCAFPGCGATAAWCEGHHIRHWADGGPTDLDNLVLLCGTHHRLLHTTDWEVTIGKTRHPVFTPPIGVGPVGTCGSALRENRHRSVGHRVSSPAPVP; this comes from the coding sequence ATGGGGTATCAGGGGGATCGTTTCCGGGAACGGACCACTCGTGAGTTGTTGTGTGACGCTGTCGCGTTGAGCGCGAAGATCGCGGTGTGGGAGGCGCAGCGGGTGGCTGTGGTCGCCGAGGTGGAACGTCGGTGTACGCGGGAGGATCACGGGTTCGCGTCGACGAAGGGGTGGTTGTCGTCGGTGACGGTGGTGTCGCCGGGTGCGGCGGGGCGGATCGTGGAACTCGGTGCCGGGTTGGCCGAGCATCCCGCGGTAGCGGAGGCGTTCGATGAAGGTCGGATCGCGTTCGAGCACGCGTTGCTGATCGTCCGGTTCTGCACGAAGCCCCCGAAAGGCATGCCCGCGGAGGCACTACCGGGGTGTGTGGCGGCGTTGCTGGCGGCGGCGGACGGGCCGTTGGCGCGTACCGACGGAGTCCGCATGGCGATTGCGAAGTTGGAGGCGATCTTCGAAACCGACGACCAGCCCGCCAGTGAGGACACCGACCGTAACGAGCTGTACGTGTCGAAGACGTTGAATGGTCGGGTCGCGATTCGTGGTGACGTGGACGCAGTGACCGGGGAGATGCTGCTGACCGCCCTGTCGAAATACTCGGCCCCACAGCCCGCATCTGAGGGAACGCCGGATGCTCGTGCGCCGCGGCAGCGCCGCGCGGACGGACTCACCCAGTTGTTGTCGATGCTGCTCGCGTTCGGCGATCTGGGCGTCGAGGGCGGTGAGCGTCCGCACCTGTCGGTACACGTACATGCGCGGGATCTGGGTCAGGACCGGCGGGAAGAGTATGCCCGCCGACATGCCGGCGCGGGTGCCACGGCGAACACGCGGCCCCCGCAGGACCCCCACCACCCGGACAACACGGACAGCACCGACAGCACCGACAGCACGGACGACGCGGATGACACGGACGGCTCGGATGACACGGACGACCTGACTGATCTCGCGGATCGGCGGGGTATCGCGTGGTCGCCGTGGATGGGGCCACTGACCATCAACACCGCCCGCCTCCTCGGCTGCGACGCGAACGTCACCGCGATCGTGCTCGACGAGCACGGCGCCCCACTGAGTGTGGGACGCACCCGCCGCACCGTCACCAGGGCCCAACGCACAGCGCTCGCTGCCCGCGACGGTGGCTGCGCCTTCCCCGGCTGCGGAGCCACCGCCGCCTGGTGCGAGGGCCACCACATCAGGCATTGGGCGGACGGCGGACCCACCGACCTCGACAACCTCGTGTTGCTCTGCGGCACCCACCACCGACTACTCCACACCACGGACTGGGAAGTGACGATCGGCAAGACCAGGCACCCGGTATTCACCCCACCGATCGGTGTCGGCCCCGTCGGCACTTGCGGTTCCGCACTCCGGGAAAATCGCCACCGCAGCGTCGGTCATCGGGTCAGCTCACCGGCACCGGTGCCCTGA
- the rpsO gene encoding 30S ribosomal protein S15 translates to MALTTEEKKQVLTEYGLHETDTGSPEAQVALLTKRIVGLTEHLKEHKHDHHSRRGLLLLVGRRRRLLKYVQKVDIARYRTLIERLGLRR, encoded by the coding sequence GTGGCTCTGACCACCGAAGAGAAGAAGCAGGTCCTCACCGAGTACGGCCTGCACGAGACCGACACCGGTTCGCCGGAGGCGCAGGTGGCACTGCTCACCAAGCGCATCGTCGGACTCACCGAGCACCTCAAGGAGCACAAGCACGATCACCACTCGCGTCGTGGTCTGCTGCTGCTGGTCGGCCGTCGTCGCCGGCTGCTCAAGTACGTCCAGAAGGTCGACATCGCGCGTTACCGCACGCTGATCGAGCGTCTCGGCCTGCGTCGCTGA
- a CDS encoding bifunctional riboflavin kinase/FAD synthetase, translating into MLRWRGLDEVPADWGRCVLTIGVFDGVHRGHAQLISRAVEAAHERGIPSVLMTFDPHPMEVVRPGSHPAQLTTLARRAELAEELGIDVFCVMPFTAEFMKLTPERYAHEILVERLHVAEVVVGENFTFGKKAAGNVDLLRRIGSRFGFAVDGVTLLGEHAVTFSSTYIRACVDAGDMAAANEALGRPHRVEGVVVHGDGRGKQLGFPTANVAPPMHSAIPADGVYAAWFTVLGHGEKLGSVIPGERYMAAVSVGTNPTFSGRARTVEAFVLDGEADLYGQHVAVDFVARLRGMTKFDSVDALVEQMGEDAVDARRALSEAGG; encoded by the coding sequence GTGCTGAGATGGCGTGGTCTCGACGAGGTTCCTGCCGACTGGGGTCGGTGCGTGCTCACGATCGGCGTGTTCGACGGTGTCCACCGTGGGCACGCGCAACTGATCAGTCGCGCGGTCGAGGCGGCGCACGAGCGCGGAATTCCCAGTGTGCTCATGACTTTCGATCCGCACCCGATGGAAGTGGTACGTCCGGGCAGTCACCCCGCCCAGTTGACGACCCTGGCCAGGCGGGCCGAGCTGGCCGAGGAACTGGGCATCGACGTGTTCTGCGTGATGCCGTTCACGGCCGAGTTCATGAAGCTCACCCCCGAGCGGTACGCGCACGAGATCCTCGTCGAGCGCCTGCACGTCGCGGAAGTCGTGGTGGGGGAGAACTTCACGTTCGGCAAGAAGGCGGCGGGAAACGTGGACCTGCTGCGCCGGATCGGCTCCCGGTTCGGTTTCGCGGTGGACGGGGTGACGCTGCTCGGTGAACACGCCGTGACGTTCTCCTCGACCTACATCCGCGCCTGCGTGGACGCCGGTGACATGGCGGCGGCCAACGAGGCGCTCGGCCGCCCGCATCGAGTGGAGGGCGTCGTCGTCCACGGCGACGGTCGCGGCAAGCAACTCGGCTTCCCGACGGCCAACGTGGCGCCGCCCATGCACTCGGCCATTCCCGCGGACGGGGTCTACGCGGCCTGGTTCACCGTTCTCGGGCACGGGGAGAAACTCGGTTCGGTGATCCCGGGCGAGCGGTACATGGCCGCCGTGTCGGTGGGGACCAATCCCACGTTCTCCGGACGCGCCCGCACCGTCGAGGCGTTCGTCCTCGACGGCGAGGCGGACCTGTACGGCCAGCACGTGGCGGTGGACTTCGTCGCTCGGCTGCGAGGGATGACCAAGTTCGATTCCGTCGACGCCCTCGTGGAACAGATGGGCGAGGACGCGGTGGACGCCCGCCGCGCGCTGTCCGAGGCCGGTGGCTGA
- a CDS encoding nitrate/nitrite transporter, whose product MSTAPAVNTRKGQTLNLLLATWVSAINFWAWNMIGPLSTPYSERLSLDATSASVMVAMPILVGSLGRIVVGALTDRYGGRTMFIAISVASILPVLAVGFAGSIDSYVLLLVFGFFLGIAGTVFAVGIPFANNWYDASRRGFATGVFGMGMVGTALSAFFTPRFVDWFGLMTTHVVVAIALAVTALVCVAVMREAPAFTPNTDPVLPKLAAAAKLRVTWEMSFLYAIVFGGFVAFSNYLPTYIKAIYDFTTVDAGSRTAAFALAAVIARPVGGALSDRIPPKYVVLVSLGGTAAMAVVATLEPPPDFWSAVTFTAMALFLGVGTGGVFAWVARRAPGNSVGSVTGIVAAAGGVGGYFPPLVMGATYDTVGEDYTFGLLLLAATAFAAFLYTVFRLGAHEPARTKT is encoded by the coding sequence GTGAGCACTGCGCCCGCCGTGAACACGCGTAAGGGTCAGACCCTCAACCTACTCCTGGCAACCTGGGTGTCGGCCATCAACTTCTGGGCCTGGAACATGATCGGCCCGTTGTCCACGCCGTACTCGGAGCGTCTGTCGCTCGACGCGACCTCGGCCTCGGTGATGGTGGCGATGCCGATCCTCGTGGGCTCACTCGGACGCATCGTCGTCGGTGCCCTGACCGACCGCTACGGCGGGCGCACGATGTTCATCGCGATCTCGGTCGCGTCGATCCTGCCCGTTCTCGCGGTGGGTTTCGCCGGGTCGATCGACTCCTACGTGCTGCTGCTGGTCTTCGGCTTCTTCCTCGGCATCGCGGGAACCGTCTTCGCCGTGGGTATCCCGTTCGCGAACAACTGGTACGACGCCTCGCGCCGCGGTTTCGCGACCGGCGTGTTCGGGATGGGCATGGTCGGCACCGCGTTGTCGGCCTTCTTCACGCCGCGGTTCGTCGACTGGTTCGGACTGATGACGACCCACGTGGTCGTCGCGATCGCACTCGCCGTCACCGCACTCGTGTGCGTGGCAGTCATGCGGGAGGCGCCGGCGTTCACCCCCAACACCGATCCGGTGCTTCCCAAACTGGCGGCGGCAGCGAAACTGCGGGTCACGTGGGAGATGTCCTTCCTCTACGCCATCGTGTTCGGCGGGTTCGTCGCGTTCAGCAACTACCTGCCGACCTACATCAAGGCGATCTACGATTTCACCACCGTCGACGCCGGAAGCCGTACGGCGGCGTTCGCGCTCGCGGCGGTGATCGCCAGGCCTGTCGGCGGCGCGCTCTCGGATCGCATCCCACCGAAGTACGTGGTGCTGGTGTCGCTCGGTGGCACCGCCGCCATGGCCGTGGTCGCGACACTCGAACCACCGCCGGACTTCTGGTCGGCGGTCACCTTCACCGCGATGGCACTGTTCCTCGGAGTGGGCACCGGCGGTGTGTTCGCCTGGGTGGCCCGCCGTGCCCCTGGCAACAGCGTCGGATCGGTCACCGGAATCGTCGCTGCCGCGGGCGGAGTCGGGGGCTACTTCCCACCTCTGGTGATGGGAGCGACGTACGACACGGTCGGTGAGGACTACACGTTCGGATTGCTGCTGCTCGCCGCGACGGCGTTCGCGGCATTCCTGTACACGGTGTTCCGACTCGGCGCGCACGAGCCCGCACGGACGAAGACCTGA